The DNA window TCCGCTCAGAAAGTGAAAGTGACCGCTATCGGCTGGCCCGATTATGTATTTGATAAAAACTACCACCTGCCTGCATTACAGGAGGTACGTACCTTTATCGATGAACATGGTCATCTCCCCGAAATACCTTCCGCAGCAACCATTGTAAAAGAAGGACAGGACCTGGGCGAGATGAATAAAGCCCTGTTGAAAAAGGTGGAAGAACTCACCTTATACCTGATGGAAGAAAACGATAATAACAAAGTGCTGGAAAAACAAGTGATAGAGCTTAAAAACCGGCAAGTGTCTCTGGAACAAAAAGTACAACAACTGCAGGAAAAACAAGTGATAGAGCTTAAAAACCGGCAAGTGTCTCTGGAACAAAAAGTACAACAACTGCAGGAAAAACAAGTGATAGAGCTTAAAAACCGGCAAGTGTCTCTGGAACAAAAAGTACAACAACTGCAGGAAAAACAAGTGATAGAGCTTAAAAACCGGCAAGTGTCTCTGGAACAAAAAGTACAACAACTGCAGGAAAAACAAGTGACAGAGCTTAAAAACCGGCAGGCTTCTCTCGAAAAAAAAGTACAGCAACTGCTGGAGAAACACTAGATTTAATACAGCCCTTCCCGTTATTTTTGTGTTTGTCCTAAATTGCAGTATGAGCGTGACTTTTGATGCTGCTGTGGCAGCCTTATATGAAGAGAAAGATGGCAGTCGTTTTTCAACGCTGAAAGACAAACTGATTAAGACCTTTGCTGGCAAAGACCGCGAAGCGGTAATCCGCAGCCTGACACAATATGCCCGGGAAGGGCAACTCCTGCACTGGCGGGCTTTTCTGATGACCGATATTATCGGACTGGTAGCACCCGGAGAAATGGCCTGGCGTCCTTTTTTCGAATGGAGCATTACCATACCGGCTCTCACTTACTGGGGGATAGATGGGCTGCTTAAAACCGCCGGCCGAGAAGCTTATCCGGTGTTGATAGCCCTGGCCACCCATGACGCTCAGCCAGTAAGCGAAAGAGCCAAAGCCATCAAAAGTATTGCGTTGTACAGCCGGCAGCCATTTGATCGTGAGCTGCCTTCAGATCCTGGCTACTGGAAACCGGAACAGCTGCGGCTTACTGAGCTGTTGCAATGGCAGGAGCAGGGTTATCCCGATGGTGAAGGATATGCACCTCCCGCCGTACATCCGTCACTGTTACATCCCGGTACCGCCTTTGAAAAACTGATGGCGAAACTGGATAAGCAGCTGGAAAAAAGACGCCGCAAACACAAAGACCCTTCCAATCCGCAGGACTGGCTGGTGATAGCCGCAGAGAAAGACATCACGCAAATTAGTGTCCAATGGACACTCCCGGCTGTATATGCCACCTTTCTGCAATACTATTCTCCATTGAAGGTCACACTGCCCGGGGATGATTTTATAGAAGGTCTTCACCTGTATGGAGCACATGAACTGCGGGAACGTCAGGGTGGTTACGCTTTTAATGCCGTCACCGGTGAAACATCGGAAGACTGGCCCGCACAGCTGCTGGTGATCGGTGACGATGCTGCAGATCCTTTCTGCCTCGACCTCTCCGATATAAAAGACGGAGACGCACCGGTATATACCGCCCAACATGGTGAGGGATCATGGAAATTTGAACAGTACGCAGACAGCTTTACCGGACTGATTAAAAAACTGACAGGAAAGAGCTGAAGCTCTTCCAGCTTTAGATAATACCTATGAGATATATCTGCCTTTTTGTTTTGCTATTGGTCGCCTGTAGTGCCCCCGTAGAACCGCGATCAGGCTTGTTTACACAGGATTCCGGATTTATCCGGAAAAAGGATGTATTGAATTTTCTGAAATACAATCATCTTACAGATACTACTGCGAGCGGATGGAGGTTCTATCCGGATAGTGATACGCTGGGCAGATACTATCGCCAACCGGATGGTAACTTCATCGCCTGTTTACTGGATGCGGGAAGTGAGTCTTTCGAAACCCATCTGTTGATGGAGGTTCGCCCGAATGACAGTATTATCAAGGCTGAACGATTTATACACTGGAACTATCTCTGCTGCTGGAATAATCGTTATGAGGGATTTGTAAAGTGCGGAGATTATTATTGTCTGAAGATTTGCGAGACAGGGAGTGGTTATTGCGGTACCCACGTTTATATCTTTAAAAATGTACAGCCACAAGATAGTCTGTCCGGCATTTTGGGGGGATATAGGGCCTCTTTCGGAGGATGGGAATGTACAAGGTATATCACCAGCCAGCCTGCAATCCGCGGAGATTCTTTACTGATGCGGTATAAACTGGAAGAAGTTAATCCGGATGATTCCATACCCCAACCGGAGTCTGTTACCTCTTTTGAAGTACTGTTTCTCCACAAGGAAAATAAATGGATACCAGTGGATAGTACATACCTTAACCATTATGAGCTGAACTAAGACATGATTAGTTTAAACCTCCTCGTTATCAAAACCAACCAGATGCTGGAAGTCGCTGCCTTTTACACACTTCTTGGTTTTGAGTTTGAATATCATCAGCATGGAAAAGGTCCTTTCCATTATGCCAGTAAAAGTACTCCATTGCTGGAAATTTATCCGTTGCCGCAACAGGTATCACAGCCGGATAAAACTACGCGACTGGGATTTAAAGTAAGGGAGCTGGATAAGATGGTAGAGCACCTGGAAGGTCGGGGTATGCCGGTAATTGCAAGGCCCATTATGACGGAGTGGGGATACCATGCCATAGTGCAGGACCCCGATGGCAGAAAAATCGAGTTAACAGAACAGTCCTTTCTTTAAGCAAAGTCATATACTGTTACCGCTACGCCTTTATTCAGCAGCTCCTCTATAATGATAGGCTCTATTTTATCCCAGGTGCCACCTGCCAGTCCGCAGCCGATGCGGGGCATATGCACGGTAGCATTGTTTTCCAGGGCAAAGCTGCTGACCATCCTTAGTCCTTCCTGCACGGCCTCATAGCGGATAGGAGGGATGCCGCCTTTGCCTTTCACAATTTTATGCTGACCAATCACATTGGCCACCCATATGTTGGATGTTACTTTTACAAATTGAGCCTGCCCCAATGCGAAGTTGGTGGCATCGGCGTACCATGTCCGGTATTGTTTTTCCGGTTCGGGCCACCGGGCGGAAACAGCCAGCACAAAGCCTTTACCCCAACGCCCGATGTCATTGCAGATATGAACAATGATCTTGTTGCCAGTGCCCACCGGCTGGGTAGCGTCTCCTTTTATATAGTCTATCGCACTCATCATATATCCTTTTCCGTTAGAGATAAAGATATGATAATATTATCAAGGCGTTATTTACGGATTAAAAAATTAGTTAATTATATAATTATATATATATTTGAAACTAATACCATGAAATATAATTTTTAAGGGCCTATCCTGTTGACCGATGTTCAAATATATCCCTAACCCTTTCCATGCAATGTCTGCATTGTTGCTGGCATTTGTATTTTTTTGCCTGCAGCCGTGTTACGCTACAGACTCCCTGTACACGTCACCGGTGGCAGATACCGCCCAAAAGGGCGATCTGATTGATCATGTGACTGGTGTCTTCAAAAGTATCAAAGAAAAAGGACGTTATGTCAATGCACTCAGCAGCGAAGAAATGGGTAACCTCCCCATTGGGCTGGTAAGAGAAATCAATGGAAAAATTTATGTGATAGCGATCGATAGCGCTCATATGACGCCTACCGGTGCTTATTTCAACGCCTACTTCCGCTTTACTTTTCCGGGCACCAACAGTGAACTGATATTTGGTGCCAAAAATGTGGCTTTCACACCAGGAGGCATTTCCGCATCAGGATCTACCAAACTGGTGCTGCTCAGTGAAAAAAATATTCCTATCAACGATCACCTCGACCTGATATTTCCCGGCGACGGTACCAACTACGTAGAGTGGGATTGTAATGGTTTCCGGGCGGCCAACCTGAGCGGGATTTTTGAATTCGATAAAGCTTGGTTGCAGCCGGAAGATGCTAAAACAGAAAAACTACGTGCAGCCATGCAGGTTAATGTACACGACCTGAATAACATCATGGCCAGTGTAGACATCCCTGCGTTCCATATCAACGGCCTCAAAGACTTCAGCTTTAAAGTGAAGAATGCTACGGTAGACATGAGCGACATCGCTAACCCTGCCGGCCTGAATGTAACCAGTGATATGCTGGCAGATCCGGGCAGCCCGCTGTTATGGCGGGGCTTCTTCCTGCAGGAACTGGAAGTAGGGCTGCCACAGCAACTGGCTACACAGAAAGGCAGACCTAAAGTATCAGTCACCAATTTTATACTGGACGATCAGGGTGTGAGCGGAGCCATCACCGCAGAAAATATTCTCCCGCTGGGAGATGCCAGCGCTGGTGGCTGGCCGTTGTCAGTAGATAAGATAGGCATCTCTTTCAGCAAAAATAAACTCAATGGTGGTCAGCTGGCAGGTCTGCTGCAGCTGGACTTCCTCGGGAAAGATCCACTTGGCTACGATGCTTCCATTAGTATGCGTGGCGGTGATACCTATTATTCATTTGCTGTGAAAACTACCGCTGAAAAGAAATATAAATTCTTCGCAGGAGAAATCACACTTGATAAAAACAGCCGTGTACAGATCACCAAAACTGAAAAGGATTTTGTGCCAATGGCGGTGCTGAACGGTAAAGTGACCCTTAATCAGAGTTTCCTCAATGTCAACAATATCGCCTTCCAGGAACTGACCCTGTCTACCCAGAAGCCTTATGTGCACAGCGGTACCTTCGATATCTCCAACTCCGATAATTCCAAAATGGGAGGTTTCCCCATCGGATTTGAAAACCTCAACATCGGTATCTCCGAAGGCAAAATCGGTATAGGCGGCACCGTTAAGCTCAACTTCATGAACTCCAGTGATAAGGGGTTCAGTGGTAAAACATCTTTTGTAGTGACCGCCGAGCAACAGGATGAAATACAATCTGTGACCGTAGATGGTACTGTAATACAAAAAACAAGGACCCACTGGAAACTGGATAAGGTGTCGGTGAATGATATTGACCTTACCGTAAAAGTAATGGCCTTTTCCATGCATGGCATACTCACCATCTTTGACAACCATCCGGTGTATGGCAATGGTTTCAGGGGCATGCTGGATTTCTCCATTCCCGGACCTATCCCCAAAGCCAAGGCTACGGCTTATTTCGGCTCCAAGGATGATTACCGCTACTGGCACGTGGACGCCTATATCGGTGTAAATATCCCGATAGGCATGTTGCAGATCACAGGCCTGATGGGCGGTATGTCTTATCATATGGAAAGACCTGCCTCTTTTGACCCTTATGAATCCCGTGATGCAGTGGACAAAAAAGGCGGACTGAAAGATGTGTCTGAAATATTTCAGTATGTGCCTACCCGTGATGCAGGGCTGGGCTTCATCGGTGGCGTATCCCTGGCCTTTGCACAGGAAATGGTGGTCAATGCCAACGTAGCCCTGGAAGTACAGTTTGGTACAGACGGCGGTTTCCGCTATGCCCAGTTTGATGGGGCTGGGTATGTGGTACACAAAGCTTTAAAAGCGGCCAACAAACAAGATGCTAAAGAAGATGTGTCAGCTCCGGTATGGGTGAAGTTTAAAATGAGATATGATAATGTCAACAGCACCTACGACGCCAGCTTTAAAACATATATTAATATAGCCGGAGTACTCCGCGGTATCAACGAAAACGGCCTGGTTGGAGAAGCAGCCTTCCACATGGCTCCCAACGAATGGTGGTTCTATATCGGCCGTCCTTCCCAGATGTTTGGCCTCAATGTGCTCGGACTGGCAGAGATAAAGACCTATTTCATGATGGGCAGCAAGGTAGAAGATATGCCAGACGTGCCACAGGAAGTCAAAGAAGTATTTGATGGTGTCAACACCAACTTCATGGCCATGGAAAACGCCATGAGTAAAGGTGGTGGCTTCGGTTTCGGTGCACACTTCCGTGCGGGCTTCTCATTCGACTTCGGTGTGTATGGCGATTTTGCACTGGGTGCCGGAACAGACATCCTGTTGCGCAACTACGGAGAGGCCAGGTGTAAAGGCAGCAACAGCGTAATCGGATTCAACGGCTGGTACGCTTCTGGTCAGGCTTATGTATTTGTTAAAGGAGATGTAGGTATCCGGGTGAAAGTATTCGGTAAGAAAAGAGGATTCTCTATCGCCAAACTCTCAGCCGCGGTATTGTTACAGGCTAAACTGCCCAATCCCAGCTGGTTCCGTGGTATGGTGGGCGTAAAATATGCCGTGCTGGGTGGACTGATCAAAGGAACCGCCAATATCAAAATTGAATTAGGTTCCCAATGTGAAATAGTAGGCGCAAAAGAACTCAACGTGGTAGTGATCTCTGATATCAAACCAGATGATCAGAATAATGATGTAAGTGTGTTTGCCACGCCGCAGGTGGCCTTCAATATGGCCGTAGGAAAATCTTTCAGCATGATGAATGAGTTTGATGAAGTGGCTACCTACCGCATTCAGCTCG is part of the Chitinophaga flava genome and encodes:
- a CDS encoding SMI1/KNR4 family protein; this encodes MSVTFDAAVAALYEEKDGSRFSTLKDKLIKTFAGKDREAVIRSLTQYAREGQLLHWRAFLMTDIIGLVAPGEMAWRPFFEWSITIPALTYWGIDGLLKTAGREAYPVLIALATHDAQPVSERAKAIKSIALYSRQPFDRELPSDPGYWKPEQLRLTELLQWQEQGYPDGEGYAPPAVHPSLLHPGTAFEKLMAKLDKQLEKRRRKHKDPSNPQDWLVIAAEKDITQISVQWTLPAVYATFLQYYSPLKVTLPGDDFIEGLHLYGAHELRERQGGYAFNAVTGETSEDWPAQLLVIGDDAADPFCLDLSDIKDGDAPVYTAQHGEGSWKFEQYADSFTGLIKKLTGKS
- a CDS encoding VOC family protein, with the translated sequence MISLNLLVIKTNQMLEVAAFYTLLGFEFEYHQHGKGPFHYASKSTPLLEIYPLPQQVSQPDKTTRLGFKVRELDKMVEHLEGRGMPVIARPIMTEWGYHAIVQDPDGRKIELTEQSFL
- a CDS encoding macro domain-containing protein → MMSAIDYIKGDATQPVGTGNKIIVHICNDIGRWGKGFVLAVSARWPEPEKQYRTWYADATNFALGQAQFVKVTSNIWVANVIGQHKIVKGKGGIPPIRYEAVQEGLRMVSSFALENNATVHMPRIGCGLAGGTWDKIEPIIIEELLNKGVAVTVYDFA